GCTTTTTGTCCAGTGATCTTTGTTAACTCATCAACTGCATAGTCAATAAGTTTTTTATCAGATACAGCTGCACCAACTCCACGGCTCAAAACGATTTTTTCAAGTTTTGGAACTTGCATTACGTTTGTATATCCGAACTCTTCTTTAAGAGCAGAGATTACTCTACTCTTATATTCTTCTTTTAGTCTAGGTGTATATGCCATTACTATAGTACTTGATTAGATTTTTTTGAAAATCTTACTTTCTTATCTCCTTCTACTCTAATACCTACTCTAGTTGTTTCCTTTGTTTTAGGATCAATTAAAGCAATGTTAGAAATTTGAATAGAAGCTTCTTTCTTAACGATACCACCTTGAGGGTTTTTAGCACTTGGTTTTGTATGTTTTGAAACCATGTTTACACCTTCAACTATCGCTTTATTTTTCTCACGGTAAACACGTAAAACTTTACCTTCAGCACCTTTATGGTCTCCAGCAATAACTCTTACGATATCTCCTGATTTTATTTTTAGCTTTATCATCTTAAAACGAATTAAAGCACTTCTGGTGCTAATGATACAATTTTCATGAATTGTTTTTCACGAAGTTCTCTTGCTACCGGACCAAAAACACGTGTTCCCCTCATTTCTCCTGCAGCGTTCAAAAGAACACATGCATTGTCATCGAAACGGATATAAGAACCATCAGCTCTTCTCACTTCTTTTTTAGTACGTACAACAACTGCAGTTGAAACAGCTCCTTTTTTAACGTTTCCGTTTGGAGTTGCATCTTTGATAGAAACTACAATTTTGTCACCAACAGAGGCATATCTTCTTTTAGTACCTCCTAAAACACGAATAGTTAAAACTTCTTTAGCTCCCGTGTTATCTGCTACTTTTAGTCTTGATTCTTGTTGTACCATAATTATTTAGCTCTTTCTAAGATTTCAACTAATCTCCAACATTTTGTTTTACTTAAAGGACGCGTTTCGCTAATTCTTACAGTATCTCCAATGTTACAGTCGTTTGTTTCGTCGTGTGCAACATATTTCTTAGTTTTCAACACGAACTTACCGTATAATGGGTGTTTTACTTTTCTTACTTCTGAAATAACGATAGACTTATCCATCTTATTTGAAGTAACAACACCTATTCTTTCTTTTCTTAAATTTCTTTTTTCTTCCATCTTTCAGCAGAATACAATTATTGTAACTCTCTTTTAGTTAACTCTGTAGCTAATCTTGCAACTGTTCTTCTAACGCTTCTAATTTGAAGTGGGTTAGCAATTGGAGAGATTGCGTGAGCCATTTTTAGGTCAGCATATACTTTCTTAGTTTGACTAAGCTTTTCTTGCAACTCCGCTGCAGAAAGATCTTTTATTTCTGATTGTTTCATAATAAATATAAATTATGCTTCGAAATCTCTAGCAACGACGAACTTAGTTTTTACTGGAAGTTTTTGAGCTGCAAGACGTAAAGCCTCTTTTGCAACTGACAATGGAACTCCTCCAACTTCAAACATAATTCTTCCTGGTTTAACAACAGCAGCCCAATACTCAACTGCTCCTTTACCTTTACCCATACGTACTTCAAGAGGTTTCTTAGTAATAGGTTTGTCTGGGAAAATTTTAATCCATAATTGTCCCTCTCTTTTCATGTAACGAGTTGCAGCGATACGCGCAGCTTCGATTTGACGAGAAGTTAAGAACATTCCATCTTCATGTACAGATTTAATACCAAACATTCCATTTGAAAGTTCATGCCCTCTTTGAGAGTTACCTTTCATTCTACCTTTTTGTACCTTACGGTATTTTGTTCTTTTAGGCTGTAACATTTTTCTTTAGTTTAAAAATTTACTTTCTTTTACGAGCGTCTGGTTTTCCACCTTTGTTAAAGTTAGATTTGCCTCTAGGAGCATCTCCACCTTTTCCACCACCTGTACCAGATTGTTTTTTGTCCATTCCAGCAAGTGGAGAAAGTTCTCTCTTACCGTAAACCTCACCTTTCATGATCCATACTTTAATACCCATTCTACCATAAGTAGTATGAGCTTCAGCAAGAGCATAATCAATGTCAGCTCTGAAAGTTGATAGAGGAATTCTACCTTCTTTGAAACCTTCTGAACGTGCCATCTCAGCACCATTCAAACGACCAGAAATCAAAACTTTGATACCTTCAGCGTTCATACGCATAGAAGCAGCAATAGCCATTTTGATTGCACGTCTGTAAGAAATACGGCTTTCGATTTGACGAGCGATGCTTGTCGCCACAAGATAAGCATCTAACTCAGGTCTTTTAATTTCAAAGATGTTGATTTGAACCTCTTTGTCAGTAACTTTCTTAAGTTCTTCTTTTAACTTGTCTACCTCTTGCCCACCTTTTCCGATAATGATACCAGGTCTAGCAGTAGTGATAGTAACGGTTACAAGTTTCAAAGTTCTCTCGATGATTACTTTTGATACACTAGCTTTTGATAAACGAGCATGGATATACTTTCTGATTTTGTGATCTTCAGCTAATTTATCGCCGTAATCATTTCCACCATACCAGTTTGAGTCCCATCCTCTGATGATACCAAGTCTATTTCCAATTGGATTTGTCTTTTGTCCCATGCTGCTTAAGAATTGCTTTGTGTGTTATTGATAGCTCCAAGCACGATTGTTACGTGATTAGAACGTTTTCTTATTCTGTGTGCACGACCTTGTGGAGCTGGACGAAGTCTTTTTAACATCATTCCACCATCTACTCTGATCTCTTTAACAAATAATCCAGCTTCTTCTAAATTACCTTCACTATTTTTTTGCTCCCAGTTATTGATTGCAGATAATAATAGTTTTTCTAATTTTCTTGAAGCTTCTTTAGAACTGAATCTTAAAATGTTAAGTGCTCTTTCTACCTTCTGACCTCTTACCAAGTCCGCTACTAAGCGCATTTTTCTAGGTGAAGTAGGGCAGTTATTCAATTTTGCGAAAGCAATAGACTTATTAGCCTCTTTTCTCGCATCTGCTGTTTCTCTTTTACGAACTCCCATTGCTTCTTATTTTTTACCTTTATTTTTTGCTCCAGCATGACCTCTAAAAGATCTAGTTGGTGAAAACTCTCCTAATTTGTGACCTACCATGTTTTCTGTTACGTAAACTGGTACAAATTGACGACCGTTATGAACTGCGATAGTTTGTCCAACGAAATCCGGAGTAATCATTGAAGCTCTAGACCAAGTCTTTACAACTGCATTTTTACCACTTTCTACGTTTTCTTGAACTTTCTTGTCTAATTTATAATGAACGAAAGGTCCTTTTTTTAATGAACGTGCCATATCTTATTATTTCTTTCTACGTTCTACGATATACTTGTTACTCGGGTTTTTCTTAGAACGAGTTCTGTAACCTTTAGCTGGCAATCCGTTTCTTGAACGTGGATGCCCTCCAGAAGAACGTCCTTCACCACCTCCCATAGGGTGATCAACTGGGTTCATCGCTACTGGTCTAGTTCTAGGTCTTCTTCCTAACCATCTTGTTCTACCTGCTTTTCCAGATACAACTAATTGGTGGTCAGAGTTAGAAACAGCTCCAATTGTAGCCGAACATGTCAACAAGATTAATCTTGTCTCTCCAGATGGCATTTTAATTGTTGCGTATTTCCCGTCTCTTGCCATTAACTGAGCAAAAGTTCCAGCTGAACGAGCAATAACAGCTCCTTGTCCTGGACGTAACTCAATACAAGATATAACAGTTCCAAGAGGAATTCTGCTTAAAGGTAAAGTATTACCAATCTCTGGTTGAGATTCTGGTCCAGAAACTAATTTCTGACCAACTTTCAATCCATTTTGAGCGATAATATAAGTTTTCTCTCCATCAGCATAAGCTAATAAAGCAATAAACGCAGTACGATTCGGATCGTATTCGATTGATTTCACTGTAGCTGGAATTCCATCTTTAGTTCTTTTGAAATCGATAATACGATATCTCTGCTTGTGACCACCACCCGTATAACGCATGGTCATCTTTCCTTGACTATTTCTACCTCCAGAGTTTTTTATCGGCGCTATCAAAGAGCGTTCCGGCTTATCAGTTGTAATGGCGTCATAACCATTCACAACTCTAAATCGCTGACCTGGGGTAATAGGTTTTAATTTTCTTACTGACATTTTTCTATCTTAGATATTGTTGTAAAAATCAATTGTTTCTCCTTCTTGTACTTGAACGATTGCTTTTTTGTAAGCATTTGTCTTTCCACTGATTAAACCACTTTTAGTGTATTTAGTAGATCTATCTGGTCTCACATTCATTGTATTAACAGAAACGATAGTTACTCCATAAGCAGCTTCAACAGCTTTCTTAATTTCAACTTTGTTTGCTTTTTTGTCAACAACGAATCCGAAGCGGTTTAGAACTTCACTTTCTTTGGTTACTTTTTCCGTTACTATAGGTCTAATAATAATGCTCATATTCCTATTATTTACTTAAATTTTCTTCAATTAACTCTAAAGAACCTTCCAAAAGCACTAAATTATTAGCGTTTAAGATTGCGTAAGTGCTTAATTCTGAGCTAGTTACGACATTAGAAGCCTTTAAATTACGTGACGACAAATATACATTTTTATTTGACTCACCCAACACGAATAAAGATTTTTTATTCTCTAACCCTAAAGCTTTCAAAACGTTAATGAAATTTTTAGTGTTTGGTACTTCAAAATTAAAGTCTTCTAAAACTACTATATTTGACTCTTTTGCTTTGATTGAGAAAGCAGATTTTCTTGCTAATCTCTTCAAGTTTTTATTCAATTTAAATGAATAACTTCTTGGTCTTGGTCCGAAAACTGTTCCACCACCTTTAAACAAAGGATTTTTAACACTTCCTGCACGAGCAGTACCAGTTCCTTTTTGTTTTTTAATCTTACGAGTACTTCCAGTTACTTCAGCTCTTTCTTTAGCCTTATGAGTACCTTGTCTTTGATTAGCAAGATATTGCTTAACATCAAGATATACAGCGTGATTGTTTGGTTCAATTGCGAATACTGAATCAGAAAGTTGAACTTTTCTTCCAGTATCTTTTCCGTTGAAATCTAATACTTTTACTTCCATTACTTCTGAATGATTACATAAGAGTTTTTATGCCCAGGAACACATCCTTTAACAACAAGTAAGTTCTTCTCAGCAACTACTTTTAAAACTCTAAGGTTTTGAACTTTTACATTTTCTCCTCCCATTCTTCCAGCCATACGCATTCCTTTGAATACTCTAGATGGATAAGAAGAAGCTCCTACAGAACCTGGCGCTCTTAAACGGTTGTGCTGACCATGAGTAGCTTGTCCAACACCACCAAAACCGTGACGTTTAACAACACCTTGGAAACCTTTACCTTTAGACACACCTTGTACATCTACAAATTCTCCTTCTTCAAAAATAGAAACATCAATAAGATCTCCTAATTTTTGTTCAGTTGCAAAATCTTGGAATTCAACGACTTTTTTCTTAGCAACAGTTCCAGCTTTTTTAAAGTGACCTAAAGCCGCTTTAGTAGAATGTTTCTCGTTTTTGTCATCGAAACCAAGTTGCAACGCTTCATACCCGTCAACCTCGTTGGTTCTGACTTGGGTAACAACGCATGGACCAGCTTCGATTACTGTACAAGGAATGTTTTTCCCGTTTTCGTCAAAAATACTAGTCATGCCGATTTTCTTACCAATTAACCCAGACATAAATATTAATTATTAATTACTAAAATTCCCTTCAATTTGAAAATCACATAAATTTCCAAACAGGGAGTGCAAAAGTAGATATTAAAATCGAATAAACCAAACAGTTACAAAAATTAAATCGCTCATTATCAAAATCCAAGCCTAAAAAGAATACAAAATCAAACCTGATTTACCCCAAAAAAGAAATTTCACTTTTACACCAAAACCAATTTCTAACTTAACAATTACTTAAACAATTCACAACAAAAACCTCTCGCATCTCACTAAAATAAAGACTTTTACAAATTTTAACATAAACCGGAGCAACAAAAAAACTCAATCAAAAATTATCATACAGCAATAAAAAAAGCGAGACATTTCTGTCTCGCTTTTATCTATAAAAAAATATAAAAAAATTATACTTTTATCTCTACTTCCACTCCACTTGGCAATTCAAGTTTCATTAAAGCATCAATTGTTTTAGATGAAGATGAATAAATATCAATCAATCTCTTGTATGACATTACTTCAAATTGCTCTCTCGCTTTTTTGTTAACGTGCGGAGAACGTAATACAGTGAAAAGTTTTTTGTGAGTTGGCAACGGAATAGGACCTGTTACAACTGCTCCAGTAGTTTTTACTGTTTTTACGATCTTTTCAGCAGATTTATCTACCAACATGTGATCGTAAGATTTTAGTTTTATTCTGATTTTTTGACTCATTTTCTTAAAATTAAGCGTTACCTTTTGCTTTTTTGATTACCTCTTCTGAAATATTAGAAGGTGTTTCTGCATAGTGAGAAAACTCCATTGTTGAAGTTGCTCTACCAGAAGATAATGTTCTTAATGTAGTTACATAACCAAACATTTCTGATAAAGGCACATCAGCTTTAATAGTTTTAGCACCATTTCTATCACCCATATCATTTACCTGACCTCTACGACGGTTCAAGTCACCAACGATATCACCCATATTTTCTTCTGGAGTAATAACTTCGATTTTCATGATTGGCTCAAGAATAACAGCTCCAGCAGCACGTCCTGACTCTTTATAACCCATTCTAGCAGCTAATTCAAAAGAAAGAGCATCAGAATCCACAGGGTGGAAAGATCCATCTAATAAAGTTACTTTTAAACTATCAACAGCATACCCAGCTAACGGACCTGTTTTCATAGCCTCACGGAAACCTTTTTCAACAGCAGGAATATACTCTTTTGGTACGTTACCACCTTTTACCTCATTTACGAATTGCAATCCAACTGGAACTTTACCATCAACTTCATCAGCAGGCTCGATTCTAAATACGATATCACCGAATTTACCACGACCTCCAGATTGTTTTTTGTAAGTTTCTCTATGTTGAGCAGATTTAGTAAACGCCTCTTTGTACTCTACTTGTGGCTCACCTTGATTAACCTCTACCTTAAACTCACGTTTCATACGATCAACTAAGATATCTAAGTGAAGCTCACCCATACCAGAAATAATAGTTTGACCTGAAGCCTCATCAGTTCTTACAGTAAATGTTGGATCTTCTTCAGCTAATTTAGCCAAAGCCATACCCATCTTATCAACGTCAGCTTTAGTTTTAGGCTCGATAGCAATACCAATTACAGGCTCTGGGAATTTCATAGACTCCAAAATAATTGGATTCTTTTCATCGCAAAGTGTATCTCCAGTTTTGATATCTTTAAATCCTACAGCAGCCCCAATATCTCCAGCCTCAATATATTCGATTGGATTTTGCTTGTTAGCATGCATTTGGTAAATACGAGAAATTCTCTCTTTGTTACCAGAACGAGTATTTAAAACGTAAGAACCAGCATCTAAACGTCCAGAATAAGCACGGAAGAAAGCTAAACGACCTACGAATGGGTCAGTAGCAATTTTAAATGCCAAAGCAGCAAACGGCTCTTTTACATCTGGACGACGTAAGATTTTAGTTTGATCTTCTTCTAATAATTCAGCATCATCAGGGTGAATTCCTTCAATACCTTCTTTATCTAATGGAGATGGTAAAT
This portion of the Flavobacterium panacagri genome encodes:
- the rpsS gene encoding 30S ribosomal protein S19, which gives rise to MARSLKKGPFVHYKLDKKVQENVESGKNAVVKTWSRASMITPDFVGQTIAVHNGRQFVPVYVTENMVGHKLGEFSPTRSFRGHAGAKNKGKK
- the rpsQ gene encoding 30S ribosomal protein S17, giving the protein MEEKRNLRKERIGVVTSNKMDKSIVISEVRKVKHPLYGKFVLKTKKYVAHDETNDCNIGDTVRISETRPLSKTKCWRLVEILERAK
- the rplW gene encoding 50S ribosomal protein L23, translated to MSIIIRPIVTEKVTKESEVLNRFGFVVDKKANKVEIKKAVEAAYGVTIVSVNTMNVRPDRSTKYTKSGLISGKTNAYKKAIVQVQEGETIDFYNNI
- the rpmC gene encoding 50S ribosomal protein L29 — its product is MKQSEIKDLSAAELQEKLSQTKKVYADLKMAHAISPIANPLQIRSVRRTVARLATELTKRELQ
- the fusA gene encoding elongation factor G yields the protein MARDLKYTRNIGIAAHIDAGKTTTTERILFYTGKSHKIGEVHDGAATMDWMAQEQERGITITSAATTCTWNFPTEQGKVLPESLPYHFNIIDTPGHVDFTVEVNRSLRVLDGLVFLFSAVDGVEPQSETNWRLADQYRVPRMGFVNKMDRQGANFLAVCGQVKDMLKSNAVAITLPIGDEADFKGIVDLVKNQAIVWHDETQGATFDIVDIPADMVDDVKHYRSILIEEIATYDENLLDKYMEDENSITEEEINNALRAATIDMAIIPMLAGSSFKNKGVQFMLDAVCKYLPSPLDKEGIEGIHPDDAELLEEDQTKILRRPDVKEPFAALAFKIATDPFVGRLAFFRAYSGRLDAGSYVLNTRSGNKERISRIYQMHANKQNPIEYIEAGDIGAAVGFKDIKTGDTLCDEKNPIILESMKFPEPVIGIAIEPKTKADVDKMGMALAKLAEEDPTFTVRTDEASGQTIISGMGELHLDILVDRMKREFKVEVNQGEPQVEYKEAFTKSAQHRETYKKQSGGRGKFGDIVFRIEPADEVDGKVPVGLQFVNEVKGGNVPKEYIPAVEKGFREAMKTGPLAGYAVDSLKVTLLDGSFHPVDSDALSFELAARMGYKESGRAAGAVILEPIMKIEVITPEENMGDIVGDLNRRRGQVNDMGDRNGAKTIKADVPLSEMFGYVTTLRTLSSGRATSTMEFSHYAETPSNISEEVIKKAKGNA
- the rplC gene encoding 50S ribosomal protein L3, encoding MSGLIGKKIGMTSIFDENGKNIPCTVIEAGPCVVTQVRTNEVDGYEALQLGFDDKNEKHSTKAALGHFKKAGTVAKKKVVEFQDFATEQKLGDLIDVSIFEEGEFVDVQGVSKGKGFQGVVKRHGFGGVGQATHGQHNRLRAPGSVGASSYPSRVFKGMRMAGRMGGENVKVQNLRVLKVVAEKNLLVVKGCVPGHKNSYVIIQK
- the rplD gene encoding 50S ribosomal protein L4 codes for the protein MEVKVLDFNGKDTGRKVQLSDSVFAIEPNNHAVYLDVKQYLANQRQGTHKAKERAEVTGSTRKIKKQKGTGTARAGSVKNPLFKGGGTVFGPRPRSYSFKLNKNLKRLARKSAFSIKAKESNIVVLEDFNFEVPNTKNFINVLKALGLENKKSLFVLGESNKNVYLSSRNLKASNVVTSSELSTYAILNANNLVLLEGSLELIEENLSK
- the rplP gene encoding 50S ribosomal protein L16; this encodes MLQPKRTKYRKVQKGRMKGNSQRGHELSNGMFGIKSVHEDGMFLTSRQIEAARIAATRYMKREGQLWIKIFPDKPITKKPLEVRMGKGKGAVEYWAAVVKPGRIMFEVGGVPLSVAKEALRLAAQKLPVKTKFVVARDFEA
- the rplV gene encoding 50S ribosomal protein L22 yields the protein MGVRKRETADARKEANKSIAFAKLNNCPTSPRKMRLVADLVRGQKVERALNILRFSSKEASRKLEKLLLSAINNWEQKNSEGNLEEAGLFVKEIRVDGGMMLKRLRPAPQGRAHRIRKRSNHVTIVLGAINNTQSNS
- the rplN gene encoding 50S ribosomal protein L14 — protein: MVQQESRLKVADNTGAKEVLTIRVLGGTKRRYASVGDKIVVSIKDATPNGNVKKGAVSTAVVVRTKKEVRRADGSYIRFDDNACVLLNAAGEMRGTRVFGPVARELREKQFMKIVSLAPEVL
- the rpsC gene encoding 30S ribosomal protein S3, which produces MGQKTNPIGNRLGIIRGWDSNWYGGNDYGDKLAEDHKIRKYIHARLSKASVSKVIIERTLKLVTVTITTARPGIIIGKGGQEVDKLKEELKKVTDKEVQINIFEIKRPELDAYLVATSIARQIESRISYRRAIKMAIAASMRMNAEGIKVLISGRLNGAEMARSEGFKEGRIPLSTFRADIDYALAEAHTTYGRMGIKVWIMKGEVYGKRELSPLAGMDKKQSGTGGGKGGDAPRGKSNFNKGGKPDARKRK
- the rplB gene encoding 50S ribosomal protein L2, with product MSVRKLKPITPGQRFRVVNGYDAITTDKPERSLIAPIKNSGGRNSQGKMTMRYTGGGHKQRYRIIDFKRTKDGIPATVKSIEYDPNRTAFIALLAYADGEKTYIIAQNGLKVGQKLVSGPESQPEIGNTLPLSRIPLGTVISCIELRPGQGAVIARSAGTFAQLMARDGKYATIKMPSGETRLILLTCSATIGAVSNSDHQLVVSGKAGRTRWLGRRPRTRPVAMNPVDHPMGGGEGRSSGGHPRSRNGLPAKGYRTRSKKNPSNKYIVERRKK
- the rplX gene encoding 50S ribosomal protein L24, which encodes MIKLKIKSGDIVRVIAGDHKGAEGKVLRVYREKNKAIVEGVNMVSKHTKPSAKNPQGGIVKKEASIQISNIALIDPKTKETTRVGIRVEGDKKVRFSKKSNQVL
- the rpsJ gene encoding 30S ribosomal protein S10 translates to MSQKIRIKLKSYDHMLVDKSAEKIVKTVKTTGAVVTGPIPLPTHKKLFTVLRSPHVNKKAREQFEVMSYKRLIDIYSSSSKTIDALMKLELPSGVEVEIKV